In Massilistercora timonensis, the following are encoded in one genomic region:
- a CDS encoding DNA adenine methylase, with protein MSQEETKTYKTSSINNRRYLGNKYKLLPFIKSVVEAECREIHTVADIFAGTGAVSSAFADKTLITNDLMYSNYICNYAWFGAEPYEPRKIIDQVVRYNGKINPGENYMTRNFADTYFSKRDCARIGYIREDIERNYKRGNLNRRERAILITSLLYAMDRIAVTCGHYDAYRKGAKFEGSLELCVPLAEVHNNPQNQCFNEDANNLVKRIEADLVYIDPPYNSRQYCDTYHLLENVARWEKPEVFGVAKKMDRSGMKSRYCTTGATKAFETLIQDIKARYILLSYNNMAEKGNGRSNAKISDDDIMRILGRKGEVKVFEESYKAFTTGKSDLPENAERLFLCTCFDEEQTI; from the coding sequence ATGAGCCAGGAAGAGACAAAAACCTACAAAACTTCATCCATCAATAACCGGCGGTATCTGGGGAATAAGTATAAGCTTCTCCCCTTTATCAAAAGCGTTGTGGAGGCGGAGTGCCGCGAGATCCATACGGTGGCGGACATTTTCGCCGGCACGGGCGCAGTGTCCTCGGCTTTTGCCGACAAGACCCTGATCACCAACGACCTGATGTACAGCAATTACATCTGCAACTATGCCTGGTTTGGCGCGGAACCCTATGAGCCTCGGAAGATCATCGACCAGGTGGTCCGGTATAACGGGAAGATCAATCCCGGAGAGAATTATATGACCCGCAATTTCGCGGATACTTATTTCAGCAAAAGAGATTGCGCCAGGATCGGGTATATCCGGGAGGATATTGAGCGGAATTACAAAAGAGGCAATCTCAACCGGAGAGAGCGTGCCATCCTGATCACGTCCCTGCTCTACGCCATGGACCGGATCGCTGTGACCTGCGGGCATTATGACGCCTACAGGAAGGGAGCCAAATTCGAAGGCTCGCTGGAGCTTTGCGTTCCTCTGGCAGAGGTTCACAACAACCCGCAGAATCAGTGCTTCAATGAGGACGCCAACAACCTGGTCAAAAGGATCGAGGCGGACCTTGTCTATATCGACCCGCCCTACAACTCAAGGCAGTACTGTGACACCTATCATCTGCTTGAGAATGTGGCGCGGTGGGAGAAGCCGGAAGTATTTGGCGTGGCGAAGAAGATGGACCGGAGCGGGATGAAGAGCAGATACTGCACCACCGGAGCGACCAAGGCATTTGAGACCCTGATCCAGGATATCAAGGCCAGGTATATCCTGCTTTCCTACAACAATATGGCCGAGAAGGGAAACGGCCGTTCCAACGCCAAGATCTCCGACGACGACATTATGCGGATCCTGGGCCGCAAAGGGGAGGTAAAGGTTTTTGAGGAGAGCTATAAGGCCTTTACCACCGGGAAATCCGATCTTCCTGAGAATGCGGAGCGATTATTTCT
- the guaA gene encoding glutamine-hydrolyzing GMP synthase — protein sequence MDNNKRPDDMVRITTSELAEAFIEEQVKEIQEQVGDKKVLLALSGGVDSSVVAALLIKAIGKQLVCVHVNHGLLRKGEPEQVVQVFRDEMDANLVYVDAIDRFLDKLEGVEEPEQKRKIIGAEFIRVFEEEARKLEGIEFLAQGTIYPDILESDGVKAHHNVGGLPEDLQFELVEPLKLLFKDEVRVVGKALGLPDGMVYRQPFPGPGLGVRCLGAITRDRLEAVRESDAILREEFAENGLEGKVWQYFTIIPDFKSVGVKEGKRSFEWPVIIRAVNTKDAMTATVEDVPFALLQHITDRITKEVPGVNRVCYDLTPKPTGTIEWE from the coding sequence ATGGATAACAACAAACGTCCGGACGATATGGTCCGTATTACAACCAGTGAACTGGCGGAGGCATTTATTGAAGAACAGGTAAAAGAGATCCAGGAGCAGGTAGGCGACAAAAAGGTGCTGCTGGCTCTGTCCGGAGGAGTGGATTCCTCTGTTGTGGCGGCGCTTCTTATCAAGGCCATCGGCAAACAACTGGTGTGCGTCCATGTGAACCACGGTCTGCTGCGCAAAGGCGAGCCGGAGCAGGTGGTTCAGGTGTTCCGGGATGAGATGGACGCCAACCTGGTGTATGTAGACGCCATCGACCGCTTCCTTGACAAGCTGGAAGGGGTGGAGGAACCGGAGCAGAAGCGTAAAATCATCGGCGCGGAATTTATCCGGGTATTTGAAGAAGAGGCGAGAAAGCTGGAGGGGATCGAGTTCCTGGCCCAGGGAACTATCTATCCTGACATCCTGGAGAGCGACGGCGTGAAGGCTCACCATAACGTGGGCGGTCTGCCGGAGGATCTGCAGTTTGAGCTGGTAGAGCCCCTGAAGCTGCTTTTCAAGGACGAAGTGCGGGTGGTAGGTAAGGCCCTTGGCCTGCCGGACGGCATGGTATACCGTCAGCCCTTCCCGGGACCGGGACTTGGGGTGCGGTGCCTTGGCGCTATCACCAGAGACCGTCTGGAGGCTGTCCGGGAGTCAGACGCCATCCTCAGGGAGGAATTCGCGGAGAACGGCCTGGAAGGCAAGGTATGGCAGTATTTCACCATCATCCCGGACTTCAAGTCTGTGGGTGTGAAAGAAGGCAAGCGCTCCTTTGAGTGGCCGGTGATCATCCGTGCCGTGAATACCAAGGACGCTATGACAGCTACGGTGGAGGATGTGCCCTTCGCCCTGCTGCAGCACATCACTGACCGGATCACCAAAGAAGTACCGGGTGTGAACCGGGTGTGCTACGACCTGACGCCGAAGCCGACGGGAACCATCGAGTGGGAATAA
- a CDS encoding sodium-dependent transporter has translation MKRETFGSRIGFILVSAGCAIGIGNVWKFPYLCGEYGGAAFILIYLIFLLIMGIPVLVCEFSIGRASRFSVAASFEKLAPEGTKWHWTKWIGIVGSYLLMMFYTTVGGWLLYYCFKSIKGDFNGASTEEVTAAFSEVMGNLPVMAFWTILICVIGFAVCVFGIQKGIERASKFMMSILLVLMIILAIHSVFMEGAGEGIHFYLVPDFAKMAEQGIGNVIFAALSQSFFTLSIGIGAMMIFGSYMPKDRALLGEAVSITALDTSVALTAGFIIIPACFAFGIEPGSGPSLIFITIPNIFAQIPGGAFWGGLFFLFLTFAAFTTVVAVFENIISFDMDLFGWSRSKSVIVSAVLIILLSMPCVLGFNVLAGFQPLGEGSTIMDLEDFIVSNNLLPLGSLGYVLFCTRKNGWGWEKFLEEANTGKGPRFPRGLKNYVAYGIPLIIMVIYLKGYYDKFAPMGTAALAGWMAIAVLFLAFVIYCGVAGGKKEA, from the coding sequence ATGAAGAGAGAAACATTCGGTTCCCGGATCGGGTTCATCCTGGTATCCGCAGGGTGTGCCATCGGGATCGGAAATGTATGGAAATTCCCGTATCTTTGCGGGGAATATGGAGGGGCGGCATTTATTTTGATCTACCTGATCTTTTTGCTGATCATGGGGATCCCCGTCCTGGTATGTGAGTTTTCCATCGGACGTGCCAGCCGGTTCAGCGTGGCGGCTTCCTTTGAGAAGCTGGCGCCGGAAGGGACGAAGTGGCACTGGACGAAATGGATCGGTATCGTGGGAAGCTATCTTCTGATGATGTTCTACACCACCGTAGGCGGATGGCTTCTGTATTACTGTTTTAAGAGTATCAAAGGTGATTTCAACGGCGCCAGCACCGAGGAAGTGACGGCGGCCTTCTCTGAAGTGATGGGCAACCTGCCGGTGATGGCTTTCTGGACCATCCTGATCTGCGTGATCGGATTCGCGGTGTGCGTGTTCGGGATCCAGAAAGGGATCGAGCGGGCGTCTAAGTTCATGATGTCCATTCTGCTGGTACTGATGATCATTCTGGCGATCCACTCTGTATTCATGGAGGGAGCGGGAGAGGGAATTCATTTCTACCTGGTTCCGGATTTTGCCAAGATGGCGGAGCAGGGCATTGGAAATGTGATCTTCGCGGCCCTGAGCCAGTCCTTCTTTACCCTGTCCATCGGTATCGGCGCCATGATGATCTTCGGAAGCTATATGCCTAAAGACCGGGCGCTTCTGGGGGAGGCGGTGAGCATCACAGCCCTGGATACCAGTGTGGCGCTGACGGCGGGATTCATCATCATTCCGGCCTGTTTTGCCTTTGGCATCGAGCCGGGATCCGGTCCCAGCCTGATCTTTATCACTATCCCCAATATTTTCGCCCAGATTCCGGGCGGCGCGTTCTGGGGCGGGCTTTTCTTCCTGTTCCTGACCTTTGCCGCGTTTACCACGGTAGTGGCGGTATTTGAGAATATTATTTCCTTTGACATGGACCTGTTCGGATGGTCCCGGAGTAAGAGCGTGATCGTGAGCGCGGTGCTGATCATCCTGCTGAGCATGCCCTGCGTGCTGGGCTTCAATGTACTGGCAGGCTTCCAGCCGCTGGGGGAGGGAAGCACCATCATGGATCTGGAGGACTTTATCGTGTCCAACAACCTGCTTCCTCTGGGCAGCCTTGGCTATGTGCTCTTCTGTACCCGGAAGAACGGCTGGGGCTGGGAGAAGTTCCTGGAAGAGGCCAATACCGGCAAGGGCCCCAGATTCCCCCGGGGACTTAAGAATTATGTGGCTTACGGGATCCCGCTGATCATCATGGTGATCTACCTGAAGGGATACTATGACAAGTTCGCGCCTATGGGCACGGCGGCCCTGGCAGGATGGATGGCCATCGCCGTTTTGTTCCTGGCATTTGTGATCTACTGCGGCGTGGCAGGGGGAAAGAAAGAAGCGTGA